gttatactcttaatggtggagtatgataattcttgttaagagttatgattgtctgtgatgacaatgattgtcggtttagacaatgttcgatgaagatgcaagttttgtctcttgggagataatgtcaacggcatgaagatgaggatcttgaagttgtcgtcgaggaagcgtctacatcggttatccttgcaatgtggaagcatggttatcttcttctatccaaaaggtggagatttgttggtttattttggctagtagaagatatgtttatcccacattggtgggaggaagatgtgaggggtgagtgacttggttatataagaggggctaagtcttcattccaaatcgcacaaatcaatacactttaagtatttgattatttctttctttcttacccttgtttgagagttgtattagttaaatattttggagagtgtagttggcttaagagagtcgtctatatcattgtaacaatttgtgatatagtgtattttctctctttgggggccggtggtttttctcctgttttggagtttccacgttaaatcttgtgttgtgtattgttcttatttctttactattattgttgggctgggtggtgggaattagtgagaccgtagtTTCCCAACACTTTTCATTCATTACCCATCCATCTATATTTAGACTTTTAAATATAGTAATTGGTTAGTAAAAGGTTAACCAGTATTATATTGCTTGTTTCAAAGGTAAGTATTtgaaataatactccgtataagtTAGTGATTAGATTAAAAAATTAGGATAATGACTCTCGATCATGCACAAAACAGCCTAATATGAAAAAAAAACTGATTATTGATTCACCCATCCATCTATATTTAGACTTTTAAATTCTGCTATATAGGCAGCAATCCATTAATTATCTCAGAAATAAAGTAGGGTGGGGTATGTCTTCGTATGAATTGCTTTTATCGTATTTTTCCATGTGATTTTTAGGCGAACCTTTGAAAAAAGGTTCATAATTTAATAAGCTAACATATATACATGTACACATATACTGATATACATATCACGTGAGAACTAACGTCAAAAATCAACGGTCGTCGGAATGTCCATGTGTTTGCTCGTTGTATGACCGTTCTCGTTATGGCTCGATTTGAGTTAGTTAGATCTTAAGTCTTTCAAGATTGTTTACGTTTTTTGAGCCTTAACGGTCGTCGGAATGTTGAGTCAGTTTATAGAATCCTTCATTTATTGATGAAGCTATTCTAATAGTAATAGTTTTtgtaggcaaaaaaaaaaaaaaaaaaaaaaaaataataataataataataattcaaccatttaATCCATATGCATCACTAAAATCTTCGCCCACAAAGTTGCGAGGTAGACCGATTAGTGAAGGTCATGAAGTCCATTTCCACGAAATTTTTCAGAGATCCACCTACATTTCGGTTAGTATGATCCACCGTTGTAGTTAATTAGTCCTTCCAATTAAATCAACATTTATATATAGTAAATGAAAAATTAAAGTAAAAATAGAAAAAATAGAAATTagctactattattaataaaattaatcttcgataattattaataattctaGCAGTGATATTTTGCGCCGGAATAGAGGTGTTGATGCGTCGCAAAAGAGTTGGGCgaaaattattttttattttatagggAAAAAGCGAAAAAGAAAAAATTTCTTATTATGTATAGCAGCACAATGTTTTACCAAAACTAGAACAAATGTTaaagtttttaccgtttagtgactttCTAACGTTGTTTTTGATACGCTGATAAAGCTCATCGTCATCTGTTCTTATTTTTCACCCATTAAATTTGATAAATCAACTATAATAATGCATTAACAACTTGTATTATACAAACATgtataacataattataattatgatatgatGGGTATATCAATATCAAAATCAAAACCTATGTTGATAGTATCAACTGCTTTAATAACTATCCATGTAAACTTTCTGCTTTTTTAAACAAGTCCAATTTACATGACAAACAATAACTTGGATGGATGGCCGTCGCAACGGTTTTATCTTATACCGTCATCAACAACGGTCAAAAATTTTAGAAAACGGTCAAGATGGGATTGAAATTGATTTTGACCAAATTAATAATATGTATTTTAACCTCAATCCCTTATTAACCGTTGTGACGCCTTCAAGTTCCTAGCGTTTTGAACTCGTCAAAAGTCTTTTACAACATTGAAGATATCACATTTACATTCTGATTGTGTGTCGACGCGACATAATACGACCCGACCCTAATTGCCCGACCCGAATCCACCCATCACAATCAAAGGAACTCAGAACGGAAGAAAGACATCCCCTTCTTTTTTCTTCTTCGCAATTTTGGGTGATAAATCAGACCCGTCGTCGGTCGGTGGGGACCCCCAATTTTGGAATTTTCTACGGTTATCCAATTTGAGCTTCCGAGAATTCTAGGTTAGCCTACGTATTTTaatttattgtaattattattattatattgttcaTGTTCATTTCTTCCTTTCCTTTGTTTTTCTAGTTACAGCACAGCAGATCTTGCTCGTTCATTTTCTTACTTTAAGTTATAATTACTTATTCTATTGCTGCTTTGCGATGTCCTATTTcggaattagggttttgattaccATGTGATCGCTTCAGTTTTACCTCCACTGTTTTGTGAGTTTGTAATTTAACCATCTTCACTTGCTACTATTAAATTTGCTGTTTCGGTTTCAGTTCTTGTTATTAAGATTATATTTATCTAAAACCATGGACAAAATTTGAAATTCACAGGGTTAATAAGTAACTGATACGATCAATTGATACATCTCAATTTTAGGGTTTATGTGCTGGTTAATTGGGGAAATTATGATTATGTAACCCCTGTTCCTCCCTCCTCTTTGTCTTTTAAGTGTTAAATACGGAGTAGCTTACCACTTACCAATGTACAGTTTCCCTCTTCTGTTATGTTTATTCTTACAAGTACACCAAACAGGTTTTATGAAAGCCTCTTTGTTTTCTGATCTGAATTCGTTTTCTGTATCTTGAAAATCCTTTATTAACTTATGGTATTTGTGAGCTCCATCTATTTGGACTCAGATGAAGATTATCAAGACTTTTTAAAGTTTTTATAATCATATATTTTTCAATTTTCAATATTGTTTTGTGGACCTGTATTTTATGCTAGTTTGAGGATTAAGAAGAAGGAACCTGATGATAGCCATGTTTAAGTGATAACATTACTTGAGTAGTAAGATACATGAATAGCATCTTTAGTTCAGTATAAAAAGTTTATCTTATGCCTGAATACTTAACTGCTTATTAACTATCGATTTTCTATTGAACTTATATACATAACACCTTTTTAGAACTTATAGAATGGTTGGCTGTGCTTCAGTTGTTCTAATGAAATGGGGTTGATTGTTATGAGTTTAGATTAAgtgattatatttatatatacggattttattatttttatgctcTTGCGTTTGAATCCATTCTAGGCGTTAGTTTCGGTCTGATTAATTATAATGTTAAGTTTGATGCTCCGATTTTACTTAGGTTCTTAGTCAGTTAGTTCCATGGTTTCATTCTGTCAGGATGCATCTTTGGTATTACTAAGGTAAGTTTTTATGGTAATTTTGATGCGATCGTTATTGGCTTAAAAGATGTATAAGTTATTTTAGTTGAGGATATTAAATTTTTGTGTCTTTTTGTTATATGTTTTGAAAATTGTTACAACGTGTTAAAAAATGCAtatcaaatgaaaaaaatgaactaTTATGTGAAGGTGTTAGGCATGCTTCTATTGTAGTCAACTTTTTGTTGATGCATATAGTGTCTTGTATTCCGATTATGCATTTCATTCACCAAATTAAGAGAAGGATACTCTGTTTATGAAGTTCGATAACCATTAATGTTCCCATGCATTTGCTAATTATTCGAATATCTTTTATGGTTGCTAGGCAATAACATTTACTTGAGGTGATTAACGAAGTAAAGGACAACTCCCAACTTTCGCTTCTTATTTCAATCTGTGAGATGGCTGAAAAAGCATGTGTAAAGCGACTTCAAAAGGAATATAGAGCAATTTGTAAAGTATGCCTTTCTTTTGTTCCATCTGGTTTTATTGAATTCATTATATTTGTTTCGTAAAGATGAAATTTCTTATATGTGACTTACCTTCACGTTGGATTCTTGTCATCTTGTATTAAATACAAACCATGCAAGCACATTATAAATATCTTGGTCCTTTTTATGGTTAAGTTCTTACGCTGCAAATAACACCAGTCCaagttttatattttttattttgatAGAAGATTATCCCGTCTTGGCTATATCAGAAAATTTGAGGTAAATTGGCATGTAAAAGAAACGATAGACtactctttttttttttacttgtgCAATTATCGTATGTAACCATCAACATTATTTAATACTTGGCTCATCTTCCTTATATTCAATTATAGGAACCTGTGTCGCATATAGTTGCTCGACCTTCTCCAAATGACATTCTCGAGTGGCGTAAGTTACTTATCGAAGCCTTTGTTTTTTATTCCATTGGTCGTTTCTATTGTTGTTATCATTTTCATCTTAATGACCTTTAACTGTTTTGTATACTATGGTCATATCTTCATAATTCTATTTTTAGCATGTTAGTTTTTAAGTGTATGTGATGTAAggttatgtgtttttttttttttaatatcagaTTATGTGTTGGAGGGAAGCCAAGGAACACCTTTTGCAGGTCCATTCTTCTTCGCCCGTCTTTGGTTTATATATTCTTTAAACTTGTGCTCATGTATCTAATCTTAatcatttgatttgatttgatttgatttgatactGTAGGTGGATATTATTATGGAAAAATCAAGTTTCCTCCAGAATATCCATTTAAACCTCCAGGGATCAGGTAGGTATTTAAAAGGTCAAAGAGCGTTTCATGATTAATATCATATATCTATCTATCACTTCATTGCTTCCACATATGTGTTTCATAAGATGATTTACTTTGTTGTAGCATGACCACTCCCAACGGGCGGTTTATGAGTCAAAAGAAAATTTGCCTGTCAATGAGTGATTGTAAGTCATTGAGATCAATTTAAATTACGACGACTCTGTATATCTATGGGCTGACTTCTTCTTTTAATCCTTTTTCAGTCCATCCAGAAAGTTGGAACCCAATGTGGTCAGTCTCAAGGTATTGTCCAATTTAACTAAAAAGACAAATGTGTATCTTATTCTTATGTTTGTGcttttgattattattatctttgtcaTTATTATATCTGCAACATTTCTTTTTTGTTTGTCTCCAACGCAGCATTCTTACGGGACTCCTATCCTTCATGGTTAGTTTAACGCCACTCATCTATCTATCAGTTATATACGGAAAGTGTGGAGTATATACGGAAAGTGTGGAGCTGATAGTATCACTTTTTTATGCCTAGTTGTCCTTTTTACTGAACCATATTAACTTTCTCAAAATATTTCTCATAGTAGTGAGTTTTGCACCAAAAATATTGTTGAAAAACATAGTCTGTGAAAGTTGTAGTCATCTAGATTGTTTGGAAACATGTCATGGTAAATGTTTTTTTGTATGTTTGATGCAGATGGACGACAGTCCTACCACTGGTAGTGTAAGCACTAGTGTTGCGGAGAAGCAACGCCTTGCTAAGGCCTCTCTGGCTTTCAATTG
This genomic window from Rutidosis leptorrhynchoides isolate AG116_Rl617_1_P2 chromosome 2, CSIRO_AGI_Rlap_v1, whole genome shotgun sequence contains:
- the LOC139892747 gene encoding probable ubiquitin-conjugating enzyme E2 33; protein product: MAEKACVKRLQKEYRAICKEPVSHIVARPSPNDILEWHYVLEGSQGTPFAGGYYYGKIKFPPEYPFKPPGISMTTPNGRFMSQKKICLSMSDFHPESWNPMWSVSSILTGLLSFMMDDSPTTGSVSTSVAEKQRLAKASLAFNCKNATFRKLFPEYVEKYEEQQIREQPTAAVEEQAVGKREQNSQPSFILVERNKQQQQGKKEEVEEQVKKANEDVKKQSFPTWVLVMLVSFVGLVMALPLLQL